One stretch of Rhizophagus irregularis chromosome 6, complete sequence DNA includes these proteins:
- a CDS encoding uncharacterized protein (SECRETED:cutsite_IHS-FP; SECRETED:prob_0.8053); SECRETED:SignalP(1-20), which translates to MKSYRIILIFFMTIIIQIHSFPLLYGSREPEFRSIIIKDSKESFPIGSKQFIKWKSSLPPSTEAVIEILSSPRYEFTPPEIIWKTTAKIGHGKISFIVGQWSYYNIYYARIYTQNHPRVSGTSDHFTIYSLPI; encoded by the exons atgaaGTCTTATcgcataatattaatattctttatgactataataattcaaattcactcttttcctttattatatGGTTCAAGAGAACCTGAATTTCGTTCTATTATCATAAAAGATTCAAAGGAATCTTTTCCGATTGGTTCAAAACAATTCATTAAATGGAAATCTTCTTTACCTCCTTCCA CTGAGGCtgtaattgaaatattaagttCTCCTCGGTATGAGTTTACTCCTCCTGAAATCATTTGGAAAACAACAGCC aaaattggccatggaaaaatttcttttattgtagGTCAATGgtcttattataatatttattatgctCGAATTTATACTCAAAATCATCCTCGTGTATCTGGTACATCTGATCATTTCACTATCTATTCTTTACCTATTTAG